In Methylovirgula sp., a single genomic region encodes these proteins:
- the cobT gene encoding cobaltochelatase subunit CobT, whose product MAGSNHKPPGKAEAPQEPFKRAVANCLKAMANLPQLDVTYAAEKPNLAGANAGTRVRLPEPPRKLTRQDAAILRGNADAMALRLACHDANVHRRLLPQTPQARAVFEAVEQARVEAIGARRMEGVAQNLGAMLEDRFQHARFGEIRERAEAPLEQAVALMVRERLTSQKPPKSAQHLVDLWRPVIEQRAGRDLDQLAASIEDQRSFGLSVRRVLSALDMGEDLGSDTNNEETEQSDDQQAGGDDNEAFEGQRDESADSAQSQTTETAEADGETEADSIDAASGEFEAEEEGDLGEGDQAADAHRPPPKARTEVRAPDYQAFSRKFDETIAAEALCEPEELERLRAYLDKQLQNLSSVVGRLANRLQRRLLAQQNRSWEFDLEEGMLDSARLSRIVIDPQQPLSFKREKDMDFRDTVVTLLLDNSGSMRGRPITVAATCADILARTLERCGVKVEILGFTTRAWKGGQSREAWLQAGKPPSPGRLNDLRHIIYKAADAPWRRARKNLGLMMREGLLKENIDGEALDWAHKRLLARPEQRRILMMISDGAPVDDSTLSVNPGNYLERHLRYIIEEIETRSPVELIAIGIGHDVTRYYRRAVTIVDAEELGGAMTEKLAELFDEKAEPTPPQNRARTKRLPVVTMH is encoded by the coding sequence ATGGCGGGTTCGAACCATAAGCCGCCAGGCAAGGCCGAGGCGCCGCAGGAGCCTTTCAAGCGTGCGGTCGCCAATTGCCTGAAGGCAATGGCAAACCTGCCGCAGCTTGATGTGACCTATGCCGCGGAAAAACCAAATCTCGCTGGTGCCAATGCCGGGACACGGGTTCGCCTGCCGGAGCCGCCCCGTAAACTGACGCGCCAGGACGCGGCCATCCTGCGCGGCAATGCGGATGCGATGGCGCTACGGCTTGCCTGCCACGACGCGAATGTGCACCGCCGCCTGCTGCCACAGACACCGCAGGCGCGCGCTGTCTTCGAGGCCGTCGAACAGGCGCGCGTCGAGGCCATCGGGGCACGGCGTATGGAAGGCGTGGCGCAAAATCTTGGCGCCATGCTTGAGGATCGTTTCCAGCACGCGCGCTTTGGCGAGATTCGCGAGCGCGCCGAGGCCCCGCTCGAACAGGCAGTCGCGCTGATGGTGCGCGAACGGCTCACCAGCCAAAAGCCGCCAAAGAGCGCGCAGCATCTCGTCGATCTGTGGCGCCCCGTCATCGAGCAGCGCGCCGGGCGCGACCTCGACCAGCTTGCCGCCTCGATCGAGGACCAGCGTTCCTTTGGGCTTTCGGTCCGGCGTGTGCTCTCCGCGCTAGACATGGGCGAGGATCTCGGCTCCGACACCAACAATGAGGAAACCGAGCAGAGCGACGATCAGCAGGCCGGTGGCGACGATAACGAGGCCTTCGAGGGCCAGCGGGACGAGAGCGCCGACAGCGCCCAATCGCAGACGACCGAAACCGCCGAAGCCGATGGCGAAACCGAGGCCGATTCCATCGATGCCGCCTCGGGCGAATTCGAGGCCGAAGAAGAAGGCGATCTCGGCGAAGGCGATCAGGCTGCCGATGCCCACCGTCCGCCGCCGAAGGCGCGGACCGAAGTGCGGGCGCCGGATTATCAGGCCTTTTCGCGCAAATTCGACGAAACCATTGCGGCCGAAGCTCTGTGCGAACCCGAAGAATTGGAGCGGTTGCGCGCCTATCTCGACAAGCAATTGCAGAATCTGTCTTCCGTCGTCGGCCGCCTCGCCAATCGGTTGCAGCGCCGCCTGCTCGCGCAGCAGAACCGCTCATGGGAGTTCGACCTCGAAGAAGGCATGCTCGATTCGGCACGACTCTCGCGCATCGTTATCGATCCGCAGCAGCCATTGTCCTTCAAGCGCGAAAAAGACATGGATTTCCGCGATACGGTCGTGACGCTGCTACTCGACAATTCGGGTTCGATGCGTGGCCGTCCGATCACCGTTGCGGCGACCTGCGCCGATATTCTCGCCCGCACGCTGGAACGGTGCGGCGTGAAGGTCGAGATTCTGGGTTTCACCACCCGCGCCTGGAAGGGCGGTCAATCGCGCGAGGCCTGGCTGCAGGCCGGCAAACCGCCGTCGCCCGGCCGCCTCAACGACCTGCGCCACATCATCTACAAGGCCGCCGACGCACCCTGGCGTCGGGCGCGCAAGAATCTGGGCCTGATGATGCGCGAGGGCCTGCTCAAGGAGAATATCGACGGCGAGGCGCTCGATTGGGCGCATAAGCGCCTGCTCGCGCGGCCCGAACAGCGGCGCATCCTGATGATGATCTCGGACGGCGCACCGGTCGACGATTCAACGCTGTCGGTCAATCCCGGGAATTACCTCGAACGGCATCTGCGTTACATTATCGAGGAGATCGAGACCCGCTCGCCGGTCGAATTGATCGCCATCGGCATTGGCCACGATGTGACCCGCTATTACCGCCGCGCGGTGACGATCGTCGATGCGGAAGAGCTTGGCGGGGCGATGACCGAAAAACTGGCCGAACTGTTTGACGAAAAGGCCGAGCCGACACCGCCGCAAAATCGCGCGCGCACAAAACGTCTGCCGGTCGTGACCATGCACTGA
- the cobS gene encoding cobaltochelatase subunit CobS has product MVANSLAGEEALKALPDMKISVRQVFGIDSDMEAPAFSQTDTHVPDVDPDYLFDRDTTLAILAGFAKNRRVMISGYHGTGKSTHIEQVAARLNWPCVRINLDSHVSRIDLVGKDAIVLKDGKQVTEFRDGILPWALQNNIALCFDEYDAGRPDVMFVIQRVLEVSGRLTLLDQNRVIKPHPAFRLFSTTNTIGLGDTSGLYHGTQQINQGQMDRWSIVATLNYLPHDKEVGIVLSKVKAYQKTKETRDQVGKMVRVADLTRNAFMAGDLSTVMSPRTVITWAENAEIFKDIGFAFRLTFLNKCDELERTLVAEFYQRCFGQDLPESAANVAMS; this is encoded by the coding sequence ATGGTAGCCAATTCTTTAGCCGGCGAAGAGGCCCTCAAAGCCCTGCCGGACATGAAAATCTCGGTGCGGCAGGTGTTCGGCATCGATTCCGACATGGAAGCGCCGGCATTTTCGCAGACGGACACGCACGTCCCCGACGTCGATCCCGACTATCTTTTCGATCGCGACACCACGCTCGCCATTCTCGCCGGCTTTGCGAAGAACCGCCGCGTTATGATCAGCGGCTATCACGGCACCGGCAAATCGACGCATATCGAACAGGTGGCGGCGCGGCTTAACTGGCCCTGCGTGCGCATCAACCTCGACAGCCATGTCTCGCGCATCGATCTCGTCGGCAAGGACGCAATCGTGCTGAAGGACGGCAAGCAGGTCACCGAGTTCCGCGACGGCATTTTGCCTTGGGCGTTGCAGAACAATATCGCGCTCTGTTTCGACGAATATGACGCCGGCCGCCCGGATGTGATGTTCGTCATCCAACGCGTGCTCGAAGTCTCCGGCCGGCTGACGCTGCTCGACCAGAACCGCGTGATCAAGCCGCACCCGGCTTTCCGGCTGTTCTCGACAACGAACACGATCGGCCTTGGCGATACATCGGGCCTCTATCACGGCACGCAGCAGATCAATCAAGGGCAGATGGACCGCTGGTCGATTGTCGCGACGCTGAATTATCTGCCGCATGACAAAGAAGTCGGCATCGTCCTTTCGAAGGTGAAAGCCTATCAGAAGACGAAAGAGACGCGCGATCAGGTCGGCAAAATGGTTCGCGTCGCCGATTTGACCCGCAACGCGTTCATGGCCGGCGATCTCTCGACCGTCATGAGCCCGCGCACGGTCATCACCTGGGCTGAAAATGCCGAAATCTTTAAAGATATCGGCTTTGCCTTCCGGCTGACGTTCCTCAACAAATGCGACGAACTCGAGCGCACGCTGGTCGCCGAATTCTATCAGCGTTGCTTTGGGCAGGATTTGCCGGAAAGCGCGGCGAATGTCGCGATGAGCTGA
- a CDS encoding DnaJ domain-containing protein, with amino-acid sequence MDLNSPLFDRVRAKPKAKQPVQAAPKARCDHPGCNEPGEFRAPMGWQRENEYFTFCLEHVRAYNATYNYFQGMSAEAVALYQRDASTGHRPTWVMGNNGAGGPQAHGDPSQYTDPLNIFGARAAPHKPAEPPKPKHGIAARKALDQLGLDETADATTIRSRYKDMVKRLHPDANGGDRSLEDKLREIIRAYSYLKSVKLA; translated from the coding sequence ATGGATTTGAATTCGCCTCTCTTCGATCGTGTCAGGGCCAAGCCGAAGGCCAAGCAGCCCGTACAGGCCGCTCCCAAGGCGCGCTGTGACCATCCCGGCTGCAACGAACCGGGCGAGTTTCGCGCGCCGATGGGCTGGCAGCGCGAAAATGAATATTTCACCTTCTGCCTGGAGCATGTGCGCGCCTATAATGCTACTTACAATTATTTTCAGGGCATGAGTGCCGAGGCTGTGGCGCTCTATCAGCGCGACGCCTCCACCGGTCACCGCCCGACCTGGGTCATGGGCAACAATGGCGCCGGCGGCCCGCAAGCGCACGGCGACCCGTCACAATATACGGACCCGCTCAATATTTTTGGCGCGCGGGCCGCGCCGCATAAGCCGGCAGAACCGCCGAAGCCCAAGCATGGCATAGCGGCGCGTAAAGCGCTCGATCAGCTCGGCCTTGATGAAACCGCGGATGCAACGACAATTCGTAGCCGTTACAAAGACATGGTGAAGCGCCTGCACCCTGATGCGAACGGCGGTGACCGCTCGCTCGAAGACAAATTGCGCGAAATCATTCGCGCTTATTCGTATCTGAAATCGGTTAAACTCGCTTAG